The following nucleotide sequence is from Manduca sexta isolate Smith_Timp_Sample1 unplaced genomic scaffold, JHU_Msex_v1.0 HiC_scaffold_2025, whole genome shotgun sequence.
TTCAGCTCCTATTTCATTAGAGATGTCGCCCACCACGGACTCTTCTGGCATCCCCACCAAAGATTCATCCTCACTACCCACCTGAGTCTCCGGCGGCGGGGACTCCACAGTGACCAGCGGCTCCAGCTCGCCGGTCTCGGTGTTGGCGACGGCGACCCGCGCCGACACGCCCGGCAGAGGGTTGCCGACACACCCCACCTTCCTCTCCTCCACCGGACGGTAGGGGTTGCTCAGGGCCATCCCCACTTCTGACATGCCGTACCTTTCGAGAAGTCGGAGGCCTGATATCTGGAAGAAGTTTagtaaataaggtttttttatttatggcagtatttgtttattaatgagCACGTCTTAGATTTGTTTTCAATTAACTATCTCAAATTCAATCTTCAATGTGAttccaagaatgaaccaatcaaagtaagtcatttgtaagcatgtaacgaaaaactgttctgattggtccattcttaagatagatcaaaaaagcgATTGTGATCgtttgacttattttgattggtataCTCATAGATCCCTCTCGATAGTAAAGGAGGCCTATGTTAACCAGtggaatagtatataatatagaactgatcactacatagtataaaacaaagtcgctttctctgtctcTATGTCCCTTtatatgcttaaatctttaaaactacgcaaaggattttgatgcggttttttttaatagatagagtgattcaagaggaaggtttatatgtataacaacatccattaaatagtggagaaatactgttattttgttatgttatacctgtgcgaagccagagcgggccgctgtgattatatacaacgttcacagtttttctgtagtgtatttagtatcggcattgcacccgtgcgaagccggggcgggtcgctagtattattatattctcgAAAATTACGCTTAGGATTGTTAAGTGATAGCGGTTGTTATCTGTCCATAGAGTACACGCATCACACACCTCCTCCCACTGGTTGAAGAGCGCGTCCGGCAGCGGCGCGGAGCCGGCGCACATGAGGCGCATGCGCGAGGCGAGCGACGCGCGCACGTACTGCGCCGTGCGACCGTCGGCGAACAGGCGCGCGTGCTCGGCCGCGAGCCGCGCGAACATCGCCGGCACGCCGTGCATCACGCTCGGCCGCGCCTCCTCGCGCTCGCCCATGCCGAGCAGGCGCGCCCACACCGAGTGAGCCACGAACGATGGCAGCATGCGGATTCTGCGCGTGGGTTTTGtacataaattctattttttaagatatttaattcAATCTTGTAGATATTGCCAagttgtttgattttgtacagtcagcaacagaagtcgttgaacataatttgtttccaatatttcctaatcattaccatttaccataagttactgattaatttaaatacaaaacaacttttcataattgaactacaaaagtagctgaacgccgtcaaaccattaactgctaaacattactagcatttttttatgatctgtaataaatacaaatatggctgaaattagcaaattctttgttttatatacaagctttttttttcaacagtccagaatatcaattaaattgttattttataacatactagctttggctcgctactccgcctgcgtgaaaaagtttttcaaggactaaagtcttgctttatatttacccgggatagaaagcgtatagcgcttaagagtaatatagcttcctattagtgaaatattttcaaaatcggttaagcagttcctgagtttagcgcattcaaacaaacaaactcttcagatttattttgaagttaataaccagaattatacatttttaagtatggacaaaacatcataatattttagtaagtaatattataacattaataggaataggttagttacattttaaacatcctattttacagactggccggtttaaagaactaatatgtaaattcaaaataattctggcaggagattctgttcgaaggattcaacgtaaacgtcagtttctttttcatattttttcagccaatcctttccttgggtatccatattgaaatgataaccttaatctgtactcttctttggtaagtgatttatggtccgtttcaatgttcaggtgttttgtaaattagtatctgttcatcgacttttgttgctgatcgtaccttTAACTtcataagaattaaaaatatatcctaataaTAATCctaaatttactttataatcatttgtaaaatataattttaaacgtaaaaaattaaatagtaaaaaatgttttgataaaaattctAAAGTTAGTTGAAACATAACACCaatgtatatttcaaatattgcgcGTTGCCGTCCTATTTACATCTCGCTATCTCCCTCGCACATACACACCGCAACGGCATTGACGTCACTATATCTTTTTTAACAATTACCCCGATAAcaccttttattatattaaaataatatttaccttgcGCCAGCAGCCAGCGATGCGAGCATAGAATTCAACTGCCCATGTATATGATGCAACGGTAACGTGTGCAACACTACGTCGTTACACGAGTACTGCCACGCGCTGTGCAATGCAGATATTTGGGTCTGAAGCATGCTGTGCGTCCACACCACGCCTTTGGGTTTGCTCGTCGTTCCTGGTGGTGAAAATTGTACTTTACTGATAATGTAGTTGGGTACAAAATTGAGAACACTACGAAAGATTACGTTGTTAGGTTTTGGGACATATCTTTTGGGACAATGTGATTTTGCAATAGGTAAGGCCCGAATATAATGTCTTCCAACGAAATATACTCTTTCGATAATCACCATAATCTTAGGCTCTGGTCCACCGGCTGAGCAAAGACTAACTGGAAGAAGCCATGTATAGTTGCGGATATCTAGAGGCGTTTAGTAACAGATGTAATCATGAGTGTAGCTAGGAGGGGTGGGTTCAACGTAGCGCAGTACCAATCTTAGAAAAGTCTTTGCTAACCCTGGAAAAAGCCTTGGACTTACATGGACCTCGCATAGTACAGGCCATTCGTTAAATTTgaagaacttttttttttaaatccgtgGCTACGTTAATGCTGACATTGTACCGTTTTTGTACAcacaataagtattttaatacaatttatgttcaaaaatattttattactacataACTCACCACTCGTATAAATAATAAGCGCCTCTCTCGACGCGTACCAATCATTGGACCTTCCGACATCATTTATTGAATCCTCATTCTTCGGCTGCAGGAACGCACTATTCGGCTGGTAAAGTTGAGCTGTGATCTCCTTATCCTTCCCTGTGATTAGTAAGGGAGTCGAGAGCTCAAGTGTTATTGGTCGGAGCAGTTTCTCATACTCTTGAGTACATACCACGAGATGCGACATACTATCTTGTAGATAGTATTTGAGCATTTCCGGAGGGTGGAGCGGGGTTAGGGGGACGGctgaaaaaaaagtattgttgaattaaaaaaaaagtttttatatctatatctatatatatataaaaatgaatccctatttcccttggtcacgccatcacgcgtgaacggctggaccgattttactattctttttttgttgtgtttgttattgtcaggagaaggtttatatgaaagaaaaatttctaaaaattgcgcggaaaattagaaaatttaagaaaacttagcgaaaatattaattttatgtttgaaataactgtcagcgattgacagaatgcgcgctgcaaagtcatagttaagacgggacaacgtctgtcgggtcaactagtgtgataataagaatacattaatacaaacataatttgcTTTCTATGAGGTATAGATACGAGGTATATAGATAGAAAGTCCTGTAATTCTATAGTCGActaccacgcgacctcttcaacagtaatcgttatatttcagtcaatttacataaaaccgtaatgtattaACCTAAACATTcatcaagaattgcactatctgtTAGTGAAAACCgaacaaaaatccgttcagtagattttgagaaaatcgatcacatacagacagacagcttttccggtctttattttataatatgtatagatgttagAATGTAAAACTGATCAAGCGCGAATTGAGTTCTGTACTTTTTCTTTACACggtaaagtgactccactgcatttgatggtaagtgttgtggggtccaatagaacgtcgactgacgagagatgattacccctcgacagtcgacagaattatgccggcctgttggaaccggttatacacaggctgatcccggaacgcgacacttacgtaggccactatggcggattttaacaccttgtgtacggtggccgctatccgggcggatatcaaatatatcttaccaccaacaaacttaaattttagtatctaactaaattattattaattaaaatattatgattttagcTAGCTATCAATTATGGTTTGTGAAAAAACAGAAACAGCCAGTCGATTGAAAGGACATTTTTTATTCTGGTTTAAAGGGCTTTGTCGCATATGCTATTATATCgcccttacatattatatacaatactaAATACTACATACAATGGAAAGGGTCTAGTTATACCCGGTCTCTTTAAGATCcgaaaacccaaaaaaaaatatctaattacatacaatacaaaatactaCATACAATGGAAGACGCCTTATAATAGCCGTTGGTCTCTTTAGGACTTAGAAACCccaaataaaaacatctaaCATAACAATGAGATAAACTTTGGTTACAAGATTGCCGGTTTGGTAGTTTATTTGTAGAGTAAAAGCTTTGGAGGTACTGAACCGACCTTCTAAAACATTACAGGGCTTAGACTTATAATCTATCTAAATTGTTAcacccgtattcataaacgttatttatctaaggacgaagcatagctgtgataacaagtctgtttctcagctttgtttatctgcagccaactagattaaagtcgtatctcaatattagccaatcactgcggtcctacgtctacgcactgcggaGGTTGCCacgccgtcagcactgagaaacagacttgttatcacagcaatgctccgtccttggataaataacgtttatgaataaggagggTTGATGTATTAATTGCGCATCTACCTTACCGTTCAGGATAAATGCATGAGCATCAATGGCGAATGGTGTAATTTGCCAAAAGGGAGCCCGCCACgatatatagatactaatatgcataaatgctttcaaatcgttctaatgataattagattctacataaactgtaaataaaaggaagccggtaggaatctggttgtatggACCCTTTGCAACTGATGtgtatatgttttaaatatttttccacaacTTTATACGCagtattaaataaacagatacatATTAGTATCATCATTTAGATAAAAACAAAGACATGTAATCGAGTGCCGATAATATGAAACGTCTCATGTCTGTCAAAAGTCGATAAATTGTTATgcaataatacttatttagaaatatatgaGGTGACAGCATTTTTATCGGTACATATCATGTAAAATTATCTTGCATATTATCTATTATGTACACTAACGTCATGTAGCCGAGTAGCCTAgctgtttgttttatatttcacagacacgcacacacacacatacgaTCATGTactcacacacatacacacacatgcacacgttcacacacacacacgcacatcaatgccttttatccccatgggCAGAGGCACAAcaagtgcacccactttccttGCACGATGCAAAATGTGGCggacctatcgccatatcttaCCCAAATTCCACACtcctgatattgagtagaacaatccaatatcactttgcccgagccggggatcgaacccaacacctcagcactgcagtcgtaagGTACTATTggcaattacgccaccgaggccatccatttttttttaaaaatagtcatTCTGCTTTCCCTCTCTCTCCCTTTATTGTCACTGTTTATTGGCTACCACGACCTAGTATAATACTGACAAATACCCACTTTCTTTCTCTCCCTTTCATGGTAAAGTATTTACCGGCCACCGCCACCTAGTATAGTAGTGacatgtaatataataacatgTAGTTTGCACCCATACAATCGTGATGTATGTTGTCACCAAAGTGGTAACTAATTTTTCACTTAACATTCGTTTCACATGTTCATAGTGAGTACCTAGTACCTACATTACAAACCATGTAAAAAACAAGTGACGTGTTTGAACACACTAATTGATCAATACACATAGTGGATTTCGCATATGAGATTCCACCCGAATGATACTATAGCTTGGACGAAATCTGCCACGTGAATTGTACTATGGCTTGGACGAGATCTGCCATGTGAATTGTACTATGGCTTGGACGAGATCTGCCATGTGAATTGTACTATGGCTTGGACGAGATCTGCCATGTGAATTGTACTATGGCTTGGACGACATCTGCCATGTGAATTGTACTATAGCTAGGACGAGATCCGCCATGTGAATTGTACTATGGCTTGGACGACATCTGCCATGTGAATTGTACTATGGCTAGGACGAAATCCGCCATGTGAATTGTACTATGGCTGGGACGACATCTGCCATGTGAATTGTACTATGGCTTGGACGACATCTGCCATGAAGTCGCTTTATGTAAACGTTGTTGTGTTTATAggaaaaaaatcgtaatttaCATTTCGCACTCTTAACAAGCGACGCttttttcttaacatttttttttgtattctactAGTGCGTGTTTAGAAGAATTaccgatatttaaaaattctgttaatataccataaatattttaatatttttaaaggaaaaGCTTGTAATTAAAGTTGCAATATGTTCTTCCTAAAAAGACTCAAggcaacattaatttatatgtagatGTGACAGTAAAATTTTgagtgtttataatttttaaaacaaacgcCATTTGAGTAGAATTGGATTTTTGCAAGAAATACCTATGATATGATCACAATTGAAGTGGTTGTAATAGCCTCTCGTGATGACTCGGTGTACAATCTAGACctgttataagaaatattatctatacatagTATTTTCTATTTATCTTATCCCTTATATTACTTGCAATATAGCGATAAATCCAAAAGAATATGTAATTGATGAGTCGCCGTATTAAGTACTTAGTTAAGATAAGTTTTAATACGACAATGAAAACTTTTCTGATTGGATAAATAAACTTCACTATACTTAGCCTACTTTATGCTTTTACGTAtctctataataaaatactcaaTACTGGTACACTAATAGACAATACACAATAACTGATAGACTTTGAAAAGCATTAATTTTTGCATACATAATCCTTAACACAAGCACAACAGATGGGTTTAAGAAATCATCCTCAAGGGTTTTACGGAGAGGATTCCTCatagtaaaactaattttctagtaatattaaaatgtataatttttgtccTTACCAATATTGCCAGACATCCAAATGGCCCACTGCACAATGACGTGTGATGCATCATTGTTGCACATGTAAGCAATTGTCCTTTCAGTCTCGCCaactaaaacaaacaatttccAAGAATTGTAAACTGGTAAATGAGATCTACGTGTTTAATCATTACGGTTGGGATATTTACTTTTATGCAAATTTCTTACGAACATGGCGAAGTGGTCCCACTTCAGCTAATAGCTGTTAATGCAGTGAGGCCTAGATAGAATATTGACTGAGGAGAGAGGATTGTTCTGAGCGAGTGGACACAATATCGCCAGCGTTTataaaccagatatacacaggctgccTGCGGGATGCGACATACTTATGTGGCCCTCTGTGGCGGGTTTACACTTGTGGTACGGCGGTTCATATCCTggtggatacaaaatatattctaccactagcAATTGCATTTAAGTAACTTCTATTGGaaattgaaaacataataaatttttttcatCCCTTAATCTTATTTGCAGCAAAGCAACATTAAGAATATCAGACTACAATTGCTTCAAcacattaaatatatgtatgtttcgTTTTATAAAACTTACCCAGCTGCATAGAGATTTCAGTGCAAAGAGCTGATGCAGCCTGATGGAGTCCGGCATATGTGTATATGCCCACTTCATCCTGGAGAGCTATCCTGGAGGGAAAGAGTAATGCCCTGCGGAAAACAGGCACTGCTCCTCctgtaaaatgtatttgaatatatatttctcaaaataaaaaaaatacaatcattaaataaattacataatgacatagtatttatgaaatattgttacgaaagTTTATTTATCATGTCATGTATGTCTTAGtacaaataatacttaaaatgaatttattatgacataaaaaagcAGCTGAGGCACAAGAAATCGTaataattttacagaaaaattatttcacaacaaacatttattttgtgaaatatacattttatgtgttatggctgtttaatgtattttacgAAATTAACTTTAGACTGTGGTTTTTTGTGATCTACACAATTTAAAGacatttatgataaatgttttCATTGGATACTGCCAATGTATGAATCCTAATATTGTTGaactaaatatatgtaattgaAATGCCAGAACAGCATGCAGTTAATGGTTATCTGCCTCTAACACACATgagattgtagccagtttaataGCAATTATGTGGCATAATGTGGTGGAGTGAGgactaatccttctcagtagtagaggcttgtgcccagcagtgggatagtacaTAATACGGAGCTGATATTGTTATTCTGAGGCATAACATTGGGTATACAGAGACGCCACACAATGATTTCAACTAATTCAAAGTTCAGAATGGAATTGTATCTGTAGGCTGACATGACGACTTTAGGCGAGCGGCTTGACCATCTTGccattaatttgtataaaaaaatatataggaaaatataaattaataaaagaatcTTCAGAATTACGTCGCATTTTATAGATCCTATTAATAACTGTTGAAACCAAAATAAAGTGTGATAAATGTCTCCTAACATCAACAAATATGACCTCGTTAGTACAACTAAAGTTTAAAATGACGCAATAGTTTAGGAGATAAGGCAACATAAGAAATTTAACTTACCATTTTTAATATCTCTGTTAAAGGTGTTTAGTAAATCGGAGTTAACTTCATCTTTAGCGGCGCTTCCCGGTACGTTTTTATAAGTCGCAATACCAAGGGGTTTCCTTAAAAGCCGGTTCAAAACCCTAATAGAACGAAAACCCACTTCCATATTAATAAGAATggaaggtttttattttccttcgtGATAATGCGGTTGCGACTACTGACAATGAGTAATATATGCGATATCGTCTCgtagtaataaaaaagattttttcggaGATAAGAAAACGAATAGGTTATTTTTAATCCGTGACAGTCAGCTGACACTTGACAGTTTTATGGTTTTGACTAATGACAATTGGGAACTTATGTTTGACAATTAACTATTAATGAAGTTGCTACACAATCCGTAGCTTTTCAAGTCTTATCACAAACAGAATAAAGAATACGGATCTATTACTTATAATGGAGTATGTAAATTTAGTATCTAAAGCATATGTGTGCTCTGCCCATATCTTAAGCGCATTTAGATTAAAGAAATAActatgcattataatattagaacgTCAAGCAGTAATGCTAGAAATACTGATTTATGAAATATGGAATATCGCAAATATGCATTTCACATCTGTCAAATTGCTACAACTGTCAAATTAGAATGTGTTTTGGTTGGCTCCGTATCAGCATTTTGTAatcaattataaagaaaataacaaatattgagAAAGAACAAGCAGCAACGATGGTAGTGAATGCGCCGGACTCACCGGTGCAGGCGGAGGTGATATTTGTCATAGAGGCGACGTCCACAAACGGAGCGTACATCAGCGAACtcaaaacaaattacattatcCCTACTCTTgagtaagtaaaataaactgatattatttttattgtgaagcACCTGTGtcttatttttatgagttatgCCAGTCAATAAGATAAACACACTCCCATGTGGgactccgcctgggtaggtaccaccgcaatgtctgtgtttgccaccaagcaacagtgtgtaatgttccggtttgaaggagattgtagccagtgtagtaactactggacattataagacttaacatctcatgtctcatgggTTCATGAATGGATGGATGGTGGCGCAGTGATATCCAATAC
It contains:
- the LOC115443005 gene encoding malonate--CoA ligase ACSF3, mitochondrial, which translates into the protein MEVGFRSIRVLNRLLRKPLGIATYKNVPGSAAKDEVNSDLLNTFNRDIKNGGAVPVFRRALLFPSRIALQDEVGIYTYAGLHQAASALCTEISMQLVGETERTIAYMCNNDASHVIVQWAIWMSGNIAVPLTPLHPPEMLKYYLQDSMSHLVVCTQEYEKLLRPITLELSTPLLITGKDKEITAQLYQPNSAFLQPKNEDSINDVGRSNDWYASREALIIYTSGTTSKPKGVVWTHSMLQTQISALHSAWQYSCNDVVLHTLPLHHIHGQLNSMLASLAAGARIRMLPSFVAHSVWARLLGMGEREEARPSVMHGVPAMFARLAAEHARLFADGRTAQYVRASLASRMRLMCAGSAPLPDALFNQWEEISGLRLLERYGMSEVGMALSNPYRPVEERKVGCVGNPLPGVSARVAVANTETGELEPLVTVESPPPETQICLDRLGVAGTKDFFVESDGYEWKPPTVTVHKQSDNGSYQGELLLKGPAVFSRYWNRAPKLKALDFTEDDWFRTGDTVQFDGTFRILGRTSVDIIKSGGYKISALQVEAAILDHPDVADVAVLGVEDETYGEIVSAVVVIKDKAKVTFKDIKDAAGKKLAPYQLPRSLLVIDQMPRNAMGKLDKKEIRKLFGKQLVIEKKM